One genomic window of Leptospira harrisiae includes the following:
- a CDS encoding glutamate synthase subunit beta: MGKPTGFLEFKKEYLQKIEPKERVKNYKEFEKPFPEAIAKDQGARCMDCGIPFCHGDTGCPVDNLIPEFNDFVYRGRWKEAWENLSKTNNFPEFTGRLCPAPCESACTLGIIEPPVSIKSIERTIIDRAWEEGWVIPQIPVSKSGKKVAVVGSGPAGLAAGQQLARAGHTVTIFEKNDRIGGLLRYGIPDFKMEKRHIDRRMKQMEAEGVTFKTNVNVGVDITAKQLLADFDSVVLACGSEVPRDLPVEGRKSKGVYFAMEFLSKNNKHVAGDAIEIIDAKDKHVIVIGGGDTGSDCVGTSNRHGAKSVTQIELFPEPPKERDSSTPWPLYPKMLRTSTSHEEGVNRKWAVSTMGFKSNEKGEVTAIYGSEVKEENGKFLPVPGTEFEWPADLVFLAMGFVNPVKEGLLADLQKEGLELDGRGNVKADFGTKPGSFATSVPKVYACGDVRRGQSLIVWAISEGRKCADQVHHFLMQDVEV; this comes from the coding sequence GTGGGTAAACCAACAGGATTTTTAGAATTTAAAAAAGAATACCTTCAGAAGATTGAACCAAAGGAACGTGTTAAGAACTATAAAGAGTTCGAAAAACCTTTTCCTGAAGCGATTGCCAAAGACCAAGGTGCTCGTTGTATGGACTGCGGGATTCCTTTCTGTCATGGTGATACAGGATGTCCCGTAGATAACCTAATCCCCGAATTCAATGACTTTGTTTACCGAGGTCGTTGGAAAGAAGCTTGGGAAAATCTTTCAAAAACCAATAACTTCCCTGAGTTTACAGGAAGGCTCTGCCCTGCTCCTTGTGAGTCCGCTTGTACATTAGGAATTATCGAACCACCTGTTTCTATTAAATCCATTGAAAGAACCATCATTGACCGTGCTTGGGAAGAAGGATGGGTCATTCCACAAATTCCAGTTTCTAAATCTGGGAAAAAAGTGGCAGTAGTTGGTTCAGGCCCTGCAGGACTCGCCGCAGGACAACAGTTAGCTCGCGCAGGTCATACCGTCACTATTTTTGAAAAAAATGATAGGATTGGCGGGTTACTCCGTTATGGAATTCCTGATTTCAAAATGGAAAAAAGACATATTGACCGCCGCATGAAACAAATGGAAGCAGAAGGTGTTACCTTTAAAACCAATGTCAATGTAGGTGTAGATATCACTGCGAAACAACTATTAGCTGATTTTGACTCAGTGGTTCTTGCTTGTGGATCGGAAGTTCCAAGAGACCTACCTGTTGAAGGAAGAAAAAGTAAAGGTGTTTACTTTGCAATGGAATTTTTATCCAAAAACAACAAACACGTAGCAGGTGATGCTATTGAAATCATCGACGCAAAAGACAAACATGTCATCGTGATTGGTGGTGGAGATACTGGATCCGATTGTGTGGGAACTTCCAACAGGCATGGGGCAAAATCTGTCACACAAATCGAACTTTTTCCTGAGCCACCCAAAGAAAGAGATTCATCCACTCCTTGGCCACTTTATCCCAAAATGCTTCGCACCTCCACCTCACATGAGGAAGGTGTGAATCGGAAATGGGCTGTTTCCACTATGGGATTTAAATCCAACGAAAAAGGGGAAGTGACTGCCATTTACGGATCCGAAGTCAAAGAGGAAAATGGGAAATTTCTTCCAGTTCCAGGAACGGAATTTGAATGGCCAGCCGATTTGGTTTTCCTTGCCATGGGATTTGTAAATCCCGTGAAAGAAGGATTACTCGCTGATTTACAAAAAGAAGGATTGGAACTGGACGGACGAGGAAATGTAAAAGCAGATTTTGGAACAAAACCAGGATCTTTTGCAACTTCTGTACCGAAAGTGTACGCCTGTGGGGACGTAAGGCGGGGGCAATCCCTTATCGTTTGGGCCATTTCCGAAGGAAGGAAGTGCGCTGACCAAGTCCATCACTTCCTCATGCAAGACGTAGAGGTTTAA
- the gltB gene encoding glutamate synthase large subunit, producing MSKSNQPPILPPLGPQAQGMYDPAMDKDSCGVGFIANYKGKRSRDIVDKGIRLMCNLEHRGAEGADPKTGDGAGIMINIPDAFFRKVLPFTLPKEGDYAVGFLFLPQNAEARTAVENVIEKIIVDEGEEFLGFRDVPINKEYAGVVASKTIPVFKQVFIGKKSKKNKTSDDFERKLFLIRRLIDRRIRAEMKLDRSQYYVPSFSSRTIVYKGMLLGDQVKKFYEDLKSPDLTSAFCLTHTRFSTNTFPTWDLAHPYRQIAHNGEINTLRGNMNWMAARQMVMQSPLYGDELRRMLPIVMEGQSDTATFDTVLELLVMGGRSLPHSVMMMIPEAWSKNKAMDADRRAFYEYHATFMEPWDGPAAIAFTDGRIIGATLDRNGLRPARFIVTKDDEVIMSSEAGVLNLPPEEVLIQDRLRPGRMLLIDMEKGQILDDEEIKKQIATQKPYRKWVEDNMIRLGSLPDPENVKQPQHETILERQRAFGYTHEDVFTIIKPMGVSGEEPIGSMGVDSSLAVLSEKPQPLFRYFKQNFAQVTNPPIDPIREELVMELTTYIGPEGNLLSEEPEHAHRLELEHPILTNEDFEKIKQISEGHFKAKTFEILFDPSKKHDMRNSLDRVCVDAAKAVKEQGVNLIILTDHGVGEKKAAIPALLAVAGLHHYLIREGLRTKAGIVLESGEPREVAHFALLCGYGANAINPYLAFETIADLSQQGLLPEVPNYKDAKKKYIKSIGKGLFKVFSKMGISTLQSYCGAQIFEAVGLDSELVNTYFAGTQSRIEGLSLEMLEEETVRRHKAAYDPTFFPNNLEPGGVHYYRKNGDSHLYTPITVHKLQKATQDNDYKVFKEFSSLIDNQNEKAITLRSLFQLDFEGSKAIPIEEVESVKSILKRFQTGAMSHGSISWEAHTTLAIAMNRIGAKSNTGEGGEDPVRFKTLPNGDSMRSAIKQVASARFGVTMEYLTNADDIQIKMAQGAKPGEGGQLPGHKVDKYIGWLRYSTPGVTLISPPPHHDIYSIEDLKQLIFDLKNSNPRARVSVKLVSESGVGTVAAGVAKAHADHILIAGHEGGTGASPISSIHHAGTPWELGLSETHQTLVANGLRDRVYLAVDGKLLTGKDVVVGALLGAEEFGFSTSALVSVGCIMMRKCHLNTCPVGVATQDEFLRSKFTGKPEYVVNFMTFVAEEVREIMAKLGFRTFEEMIGQVEKIKFKRPHHHWKARGLDFSKVLHRPTPVFPTGLYRAKEQNHHLDEQIDNELIRKSLAAIDHKQPVKIQTSIVNLNRSVGTMLSHEVTKKYGVDGLSEDTIDIEFTGTAGQSFGAFVTKGMTLRLVGEGNDYVGKGLCGGKLIFQTPKNAPYKAEENIVIGNTCFIGATSGNAYVNGIAGERFCVRNSGAHVIVEGTGDHGCEYMTGGRVIILGDIGRNFAAGMSGGIAYLWDPKKNKEALINKEMVDLDPLTDATEIAEVKKMIEDHKTYTGSKRAEEVLKDWETVVKQMIKVIPRDYKKALEKMAEENASGKANKEGVTARG from the coding sequence ATGTCAAAATCTAACCAACCACCCATCCTTCCGCCACTCGGCCCACAGGCCCAAGGTATGTATGATCCTGCCATGGACAAAGATTCCTGTGGTGTTGGTTTTATCGCAAATTATAAAGGCAAACGTTCCCGTGACATCGTCGACAAGGGAATTCGCCTCATGTGTAATTTAGAACACAGGGGTGCCGAAGGGGCCGATCCAAAAACCGGTGACGGTGCTGGGATCATGATTAATATCCCTGATGCATTTTTTAGAAAGGTTCTCCCCTTCACTTTGCCAAAAGAAGGTGACTATGCTGTGGGATTTTTATTCCTTCCACAAAATGCAGAAGCCCGGACTGCCGTTGAAAACGTAATCGAAAAAATCATCGTGGACGAAGGGGAAGAGTTTCTTGGATTCCGCGATGTTCCCATTAACAAAGAATATGCGGGAGTCGTTGCATCAAAAACCATTCCTGTTTTCAAACAAGTATTCATTGGTAAAAAATCCAAAAAAAACAAAACTTCTGACGACTTCGAAAGAAAACTATTTCTCATCCGTCGCCTCATCGACAGACGAATCCGTGCAGAGATGAAACTGGATCGTTCCCAGTACTACGTACCAAGTTTTTCATCCCGTACGATTGTATACAAAGGGATGTTACTTGGTGACCAAGTTAAAAAATTCTACGAAGATTTAAAGTCACCTGACTTAACTTCTGCGTTTTGTTTGACTCACACAAGATTTTCGACGAACACCTTCCCTACTTGGGATTTGGCTCACCCTTATCGTCAAATTGCCCACAACGGAGAGATCAACACTCTACGTGGGAACATGAACTGGATGGCCGCTCGCCAAATGGTAATGCAGTCTCCACTTTATGGTGATGAACTGCGCCGTATGCTTCCGATTGTCATGGAAGGCCAATCCGATACTGCTACTTTTGATACTGTCCTTGAATTACTTGTAATGGGAGGAAGATCTCTTCCCCACTCAGTGATGATGATGATTCCAGAAGCTTGGTCAAAAAACAAAGCTATGGATGCCGACAGACGAGCGTTCTACGAATACCATGCAACTTTTATGGAACCTTGGGATGGACCTGCTGCCATTGCGTTTACTGATGGTAGAATCATTGGAGCAACTCTTGATCGTAACGGACTCAGACCTGCGCGTTTCATTGTCACGAAAGATGATGAAGTGATCATGTCTTCCGAAGCAGGAGTTCTCAACCTTCCCCCAGAAGAAGTATTAATCCAAGATCGACTTCGTCCAGGCCGTATGCTTCTGATCGATATGGAAAAAGGCCAAATCCTAGATGATGAAGAAATCAAAAAACAAATCGCTACCCAAAAACCTTATCGCAAATGGGTAGAAGACAATATGATTCGTCTCGGATCTTTGCCAGACCCTGAGAACGTAAAACAACCGCAGCATGAAACTATTTTAGAACGCCAAAGGGCTTTTGGTTACACTCATGAAGATGTATTTACCATCATCAAACCGATGGGTGTTTCTGGCGAAGAACCAATTGGTTCTATGGGTGTGGACTCCTCTCTTGCCGTTTTAAGTGAAAAACCACAACCTCTATTTCGGTATTTCAAACAAAACTTTGCGCAAGTAACCAATCCACCGATTGATCCAATCCGAGAAGAACTTGTGATGGAACTCACAACTTACATTGGTCCTGAAGGAAACCTTCTTTCGGAAGAACCGGAACATGCACATCGTTTGGAATTAGAACACCCAATTCTTACGAACGAAGATTTTGAAAAGATCAAACAAATCAGCGAAGGCCATTTCAAAGCAAAAACTTTTGAAATCCTTTTTGATCCCTCTAAAAAACATGATATGAGAAATTCTCTCGATCGTGTTTGTGTGGATGCAGCGAAAGCTGTTAAGGAACAAGGGGTAAACCTCATCATCTTAACGGACCATGGTGTCGGTGAGAAAAAAGCAGCCATCCCTGCCCTACTTGCGGTAGCTGGGCTCCATCACTATTTGATTCGCGAAGGCCTCCGAACAAAAGCAGGGATTGTATTAGAATCTGGAGAACCAAGAGAAGTGGCTCACTTTGCTTTGTTATGCGGTTATGGCGCCAACGCCATCAATCCATACCTTGCTTTTGAAACTATTGCCGATCTTTCCCAACAAGGTTTACTCCCAGAAGTTCCAAACTACAAAGACGCAAAAAAGAAATACATCAAATCCATCGGAAAAGGATTATTCAAAGTATTTTCGAAAATGGGAATTTCCACATTACAATCGTATTGTGGGGCTCAGATTTTTGAAGCCGTGGGACTTGATTCTGAATTAGTAAATACTTACTTTGCAGGAACTCAGTCTCGAATTGAAGGCCTTTCTTTAGAGATGTTGGAAGAGGAAACAGTTCGCCGCCACAAAGCAGCTTATGATCCTACTTTTTTCCCAAATAACCTAGAACCAGGTGGAGTCCACTACTATCGTAAAAATGGTGATAGCCATCTTTATACACCGATTACAGTTCACAAATTACAAAAAGCAACTCAAGATAACGACTACAAAGTATTCAAAGAGTTCTCAAGCCTAATCGATAACCAAAACGAAAAAGCAATCACTCTTCGCAGTTTGTTCCAACTTGACTTCGAAGGTTCGAAAGCAATTCCGATCGAAGAAGTGGAATCGGTAAAGTCCATTCTCAAACGTTTCCAAACAGGAGCCATGAGTCATGGTTCCATTTCTTGGGAAGCACATACCACTCTTGCGATTGCGATGAACCGAATTGGTGCCAAATCGAACACGGGTGAAGGTGGAGAAGATCCAGTACGATTCAAAACCCTTCCCAATGGCGATAGCATGCGTTCGGCGATCAAACAAGTTGCCTCAGCACGTTTTGGTGTAACAATGGAATACCTCACCAATGCTGATGACATCCAAATCAAAATGGCACAGGGCGCCAAACCAGGAGAAGGTGGACAGCTTCCAGGTCACAAGGTAGACAAATACATTGGATGGCTTCGTTATTCCACTCCGGGTGTAACTTTGATTTCACCTCCTCCTCACCATGATATTTATTCCATTGAAGATCTAAAACAGCTGATCTTTGATTTAAAAAACTCGAACCCTAGAGCACGAGTTTCTGTGAAACTTGTTTCTGAATCGGGTGTGGGAACTGTGGCTGCCGGTGTTGCAAAAGCACATGCGGATCACATCCTCATTGCAGGTCATGAAGGAGGAACAGGGGCAAGCCCTATTTCTTCCATCCACCATGCAGGAACTCCTTGGGAACTAGGACTTTCGGAAACCCACCAAACTCTTGTCGCCAACGGACTTCGTGACCGTGTGTATCTGGCTGTGGATGGAAAGCTCCTCACTGGAAAAGATGTGGTTGTCGGTGCTCTCCTTGGTGCAGAAGAATTTGGTTTCTCTACTTCGGCACTGGTCTCTGTGGGTTGTATCATGATGCGTAAATGCCATCTCAATACATGCCCAGTAGGAGTTGCGACCCAAGATGAATTCTTAAGAAGTAAATTTACCGGCAAACCAGAGTATGTTGTAAATTTCATGACCTTTGTTGCGGAAGAAGTTCGTGAGATTATGGCAAAACTTGGGTTTAGAACGTTTGAAGAAATGATTGGCCAAGTGGAAAAAATCAAATTCAAACGTCCTCACCACCATTGGAAGGCTCGTGGACTTGATTTTAGTAAAGTACTCCATAGACCAACTCCTGTATTCCCTACTGGACTCTATCGAGCCAAAGAACAAAACCACCACTTGGATGAACAAATTGATAATGAATTGATTCGTAAGTCACTTGCTGCGATTGATCACAAACAACCTGTGAAAATCCAAACTTCCATTGTGAACCTAAACCGTTCTGTAGGAACCATGCTTAGCCACGAAGTGACTAAAAAATATGGTGTGGATGGATTGTCAGAAGACACAATCGATATCGAATTTACAGGAACCGCAGGACAGTCGTTTGGTGCTTTTGTAACAAAAGGAATGACACTTCGCCTGGTGGGTGAAGGAAATGACTATGTAGGAAAAGGACTTTGTGGTGGAAAACTCATTTTCCAAACTCCGAAAAATGCGCCTTACAAAGCAGAAGAAAACATTGTCATCGGTAACACTTGTTTCATTGGTGCAACGAGTGGAAACGCTTATGTCAATGGGATTGCCGGCGAAAGATTCTGTGTTCGTAACTCTGGTGCTCATGTCATCGTAGAAGGAACCGGAGACCACGGTTGTGAATACATGACTGGTGGACGGGTCATCATCCTTGGAGACATTGGACGTAACTTTGCAGCTGGAATGTCCGGTGGTATTGCTTACCTTTGGGATCCAAAGAAAAACAAAGAAGCTCTCATCAACAAAGAGATGGTCGACTTAGATCCGTTAACTGATGCTACCGAAATTGCAGAAGTGAAAAAAATGATCGAGGATCATAAAACTTATACAGGTTCCAAACGAGCAGAAGAAGTGCTGAAAGACTGGGAAACTGTTGTGAAACAAATGATCAAAGTCATTCCAAGAGATTATAAAAAAGCTCTAGAAAAAATGGCTGAAGAAAACGCTTCAGGAAAAGCAAACAAAGAGGGGGTAACAGCTCGTGGGTAA
- a CDS encoding shikimate kinase yields MNIIFIGARGAGKSKVSRTLSKQTDFPVVSTDSISVYEAGGTPIPKFVEKYGWNKFRELEYSILQKLQNSDGIILDCGGGILFDLDESGNEIPSQRKLDILRNIGRIVYLERGIEELVEKVKGDSTRPDLSKVTSYRSILEKRLPVYQEAAHFKLNLSKLTKEEAAERILDWLGIKSK; encoded by the coding sequence ATGAACATTATCTTTATTGGAGCAAGAGGGGCAGGGAAATCCAAAGTCTCAAGAACTCTTTCCAAACAAACCGATTTCCCTGTTGTTTCCACAGATTCCATTTCAGTGTATGAAGCTGGCGGAACTCCAATTCCTAAATTTGTGGAAAAATACGGATGGAACAAGTTTCGCGAATTGGAATATTCAATTTTACAAAAGCTACAAAACTCTGATGGAATTATACTGGATTGTGGGGGCGGAATTTTGTTTGATTTGGACGAGTCAGGAAATGAAATTCCAAGCCAACGAAAACTAGACATCTTAAGAAACATCGGACGAATAGTCTATTTGGAACGTGGGATTGAGGAACTTGTGGAAAAGGTTAAGGGTGATTCCACAAGGCCAGATCTCTCCAAAGTGACATCTTATCGCTCTATTTTAGAAAAAAGATTACCGGTGTATCAAGAAGCTGCTCATTTTAAATTAAACTTATCCAAACTAACCAAGGAAGAAGCCGCCGAACGAATCTTAGACTGGTTAGGGATCAAATCTAAATAA
- a CDS encoding HDOD domain-containing protein encodes MLKSKVDEILQDVNKLPAISAVVSKVLEKLQKPDVNIADLAQEISKDPAITANVIKLSNSAYYRASKPIRTVQEALMTLGIKTVKEIVLLTAAKGILSQDLNSYQLDAAQLWTSSLLVAELSSKIVQHKKLKIDKDLAFTSGLLCSVGKIVLAQFFSPVMMQIKTDLKDNQEPFPNLEKKYFGYTHMEVSENLLKRWNFPQELTDVVANYLTPENSKNNPVLTSVVHIASILIVVSGIGIDIGGESVPISPFALSQTGVTEADIETYFVHIPDLQAGLADLLNV; translated from the coding sequence ATGCTAAAATCAAAGGTTGATGAAATACTACAAGACGTAAATAAACTGCCTGCCATTTCGGCTGTTGTGTCTAAGGTATTGGAAAAACTCCAAAAGCCAGACGTAAATATTGCCGACCTAGCGCAAGAAATCTCAAAAGATCCAGCAATTACTGCAAACGTAATCAAACTTTCTAATTCTGCTTACTACAGAGCTTCCAAACCCATTCGTACAGTTCAGGAAGCTCTTATGACTCTTGGGATCAAAACAGTAAAAGAAATTGTTCTTCTTACTGCTGCCAAAGGGATCCTATCACAAGATTTAAACAGTTATCAGTTGGATGCAGCCCAACTCTGGACTTCCTCTTTGCTTGTGGCAGAACTTTCTAGCAAAATCGTACAACATAAAAAACTAAAAATCGATAAAGACCTTGCATTCACTTCTGGACTACTCTGTAGCGTTGGCAAAATTGTACTCGCTCAGTTCTTTAGCCCAGTGATGATGCAAATCAAAACGGACCTAAAGGACAACCAAGAACCCTTTCCTAACTTAGAAAAAAAATACTTCGGATACACCCATATGGAAGTATCTGAAAACCTATTAAAACGTTGGAATTTCCCGCAGGAATTAACGGATGTGGTGGCCAATTACCTCACACCCGAAAATTCAAAAAACAATCCCGTCCTCACCTCCGTAGTGCATATTGCAAGTATTCTCATTGTAGTTTCTGGAATCGGTATCGACATCGGTGGCGAATCTGTCCCCATTTCTCCTTTTGCACTTAGCCAAACAGGTGTTACAGAGGCAGATATTGAAACCTACTTTGTACATATTCCTGATTTACAAGCGGGACTTGCCGATTTGTTAAACGTATAA
- a CDS encoding chemotaxis protein CheD — protein MSIKSKIINVGIADIKVGKDTDVLRTTLGSCIGIVLYDPEQKVGAISHIMLAKDPTGKDATKFPHKYGETALPILIEMMKQQGSNIGHYSCRMFGGASMFKGINSQFLQNIGEQNIAIVKKFMEENKIPVIVEDVAGNEGRTISLYCDDGRVLLKKAGMEKYLYKVR, from the coding sequence ATGTCTATAAAATCCAAAATCATCAATGTGGGAATTGCCGACATCAAGGTCGGAAAAGATACGGACGTGCTCCGAACTACATTGGGTTCGTGCATTGGAATCGTTTTGTATGATCCGGAACAGAAAGTGGGAGCTATTTCCCACATCATGCTTGCCAAAGATCCAACAGGCAAAGATGCCACTAAGTTTCCTCACAAGTATGGGGAAACTGCTCTACCCATCCTCATTGAGATGATGAAACAACAAGGTTCTAATATTGGACATTATTCTTGTCGTATGTTCGGTGGGGCTTCCATGTTTAAAGGAATCAATTCCCAATTCCTACAAAACATCGGGGAACAGAATATTGCTATTGTCAAAAAATTTATGGAAGAGAATAAAATCCCTGTCATAGTGGAAGATGTGGCAGGGAACGAAGGAAGAACGATCAGTCTTTATTGTGACGACGGGCGTGTGTTGTTAAAAAAAGCTGGTATGGAAAAATACCTTTATAAGGTGCGTTAG
- a CDS encoding TraB/GumN family protein, whose translation MRSIKKSTPPRKSTKKGFKTTEPYLFQTIGKTEVHILGTAHVSKQSVDEVEKMIQILKPDVICVELCESRMKSVEDPDYLKKLDIFKVFKERKMWLLLSSLILSSFQKKIGNKDIKPGDEMRKAITMGRKLKKPVLAVDREIQTTLKRSWGNVGFFSKMYLFSALLASLLVREDVSDDKIEEMKSDDILKDLFSQIPKKYESVKHVIIDERDVYLAEKIRQAAEGKSAKKVLAVVGAGHLAGIERNIQSTNDLTVLDEVPKRKWWDNISIILYPTFFAGLIGYTTWSQGGEAGMDLFSKLIYIKGGLAALGALIAWAHPISILLAFITAPIGTFVPIFKAGWVSALSESYLRKPLVEDFEHIAEDSESFAGFWKNRVLHIFLVFFLPQFGSTIGTFIVAGKGLKNLF comes from the coding sequence ATGCGTTCAATCAAAAAATCAACTCCCCCAAGAAAATCTACCAAAAAAGGTTTCAAAACAACGGAACCTTATCTCTTCCAAACCATCGGAAAAACGGAAGTCCACATCCTTGGAACAGCACATGTTTCCAAACAAAGTGTAGATGAAGTTGAAAAAATGATCCAAATATTAAAACCTGATGTCATTTGTGTAGAGTTATGTGAATCTCGAATGAAGTCAGTGGAAGACCCTGATTATCTCAAAAAATTAGATATATTCAAAGTTTTTAAAGAAAGAAAGATGTGGTTACTTTTATCCAGTCTCATTCTTTCTTCCTTTCAGAAAAAAATCGGAAATAAAGACATCAAACCTGGTGATGAAATGCGAAAGGCAATCACGATGGGAAGAAAATTAAAAAAACCGGTGTTGGCAGTAGACCGCGAAATCCAAACCACACTCAAGAGGTCTTGGGGGAATGTTGGATTTTTTTCAAAGATGTATCTATTTAGCGCATTACTTGCATCTCTTCTTGTCCGGGAAGATGTGTCGGATGACAAAATTGAAGAGATGAAGTCAGATGATATCCTAAAAGACTTATTCTCTCAAATCCCAAAAAAATATGAATCTGTCAAACATGTCATTATTGATGAAAGAGATGTTTACTTGGCTGAAAAAATTCGTCAAGCTGCTGAAGGAAAGTCTGCCAAAAAGGTTTTGGCTGTTGTGGGTGCTGGTCATTTAGCGGGAATCGAAAGGAATATTCAATCAACAAACGACTTAACCGTGTTAGATGAAGTACCTAAACGTAAATGGTGGGATAACATTAGTATCATTCTATATCCAACTTTTTTTGCTGGCCTGATTGGTTATACTACTTGGAGCCAAGGTGGGGAGGCAGGGATGGATCTTTTTTCAAAACTCATTTATATCAAAGGGGGACTTGCTGCCCTTGGTGCTCTCATCGCTTGGGCCCATCCCATTTCGATTTTACTTGCCTTTATTACTGCTCCGATTGGAACCTTTGTTCCCATTTTTAAAGCAGGTTGGGTCAGTGCTCTATCCGAATCCTATTTGCGCAAACCACTTGTGGAAGACTTTGAACACATTGCAGAAGATTCGGAATCATTCGCAGGGTTTTGGAAAAATCGAGTCCTTCATATTTTCCTAGTTTTTTTCCTTCCACAATTCGGATCGACCATTGGTACTTTTATTGTAGCAGGAAAAGGCTTGAAGAATTTATTTTAA
- a CDS encoding four-helix bundle copper-binding protein has product MNRKELLQKAGMAVAVSGILSTLSAEDHDHSTMTASTSGKSKYSKAMMAAMHCQLSAEDCLSHCLTELGKGDKSMAACASSTREVIALCESFVKLASQSSPYTKKLANLCIEVCEACAKECDKHANHHTICKECRDSCLACVKELKKV; this is encoded by the coding sequence ATGAATCGCAAAGAATTATTACAAAAAGCAGGGATGGCCGTTGCTGTTTCTGGAATTTTATCTACACTTTCCGCAGAAGACCATGACCACTCTACCATGACAGCTTCCACTAGTGGAAAATCCAAATATTCCAAAGCAATGATGGCAGCAATGCACTGCCAACTTTCTGCAGAGGATTGCCTAAGTCATTGTCTCACAGAGCTTGGAAAAGGGGATAAGTCCATGGCGGCTTGTGCTTCTAGTACGAGAGAAGTCATTGCCTTATGTGAATCTTTTGTGAAACTTGCAAGCCAATCTTCTCCATATACAAAGAAGTTAGCCAACTTATGTATTGAGGTTTGTGAAGCTTGCGCAAAAGAATGTGACAAACATGCAAACCATCATACAATCTGTAAAGAATGTCGAGACAGTTGCCTTGCTTGTGTGAAGGAATTGAAAAAAGTTTAA
- a CDS encoding esterase/lipase family protein, giving the protein MFRFIEYLERFWALLSFYLPSHLFVENNKDKNILIVPGFRAGRSYYSRLKSNLDNLGFKVGILSTLRDPLSLEEAVQYLAGQILTAPNEVTLIAHNTGGLLVLILPDEARRKVKRLITLGTPFHGSDRFTNTRQSYWGYESDWVKTNYKNALFFPLFQPLSAIEDFSFPPQESTEFGQGRDLWFDIPGNYNLVRRNENIRTLREFLGTPKDSIAMQPSPKANPEFAVPKKIEVDFSKYEPSVYKKNQKQLASKKKSAVKKAKPSQKTKPVAKPKAKKKAKKR; this is encoded by the coding sequence ATGTTTCGATTCATAGAATATCTGGAACGTTTTTGGGCGTTGTTGTCATTTTATCTTCCCAGTCATTTGTTTGTGGAGAATAATAAGGATAAAAACATATTGATCGTTCCTGGGTTTCGGGCCGGGCGTTCCTATTATTCAAGACTCAAATCCAATTTAGACAATTTAGGATTCAAAGTCGGAATTCTTTCGACTCTCCGTGACCCACTTTCTTTGGAAGAAGCGGTTCAGTATTTGGCTGGCCAAATCTTAACAGCACCTAACGAAGTTACTTTGATTGCGCACAATACAGGTGGACTCCTAGTTTTGATTTTACCCGATGAAGCCAGACGCAAAGTAAAAAGACTCATCACTTTAGGAACTCCCTTTCATGGTTCGGACCGGTTTACGAACACGAGACAATCCTATTGGGGTTATGAATCTGATTGGGTAAAAACAAATTACAAAAATGCACTTTTTTTTCCTCTCTTCCAACCTCTTTCTGCCATTGAAGATTTTTCCTTTCCTCCTCAAGAAAGTACAGAGTTCGGCCAAGGCAGAGACCTATGGTTTGACATCCCTGGAAATTATAACTTAGTTAGAAGAAACGAAAACATACGTACACTCAGAGAATTTTTAGGTACACCAAAAGACAGCATTGCGATGCAACCTTCGCCAAAAGCAAATCCAGAGTTTGCAGTACCAAAAAAGATTGAAGTGGATTTTTCTAAATATGAGCCATCAGTTTATAAAAAGAACCAAAAACAATTAGCTTCAAAAAAGAAATCAGCAGTAAAAAAAGCCAAACCGAGTCAAAAAACAAAACCAGTAGCAAAACCGAAAGCCAAGAAAAAGGCTAAAAAACGGTAG